A single region of the Gammaproteobacteria bacterium genome encodes:
- the pgsA gene encoding CDP-diacylglycerol--glycerol-3-phosphate 3-phosphatidyltransferase, which produces MHSIPNYLTWGRIALIPIFVIVFYLPVSWANEVSALLFMLAGFTDWLDGYLARKWKQTTAFGAFLDPVADKLMVAVALILLVQANPTATFAAPACVIVGREIAVSSLREWMAEIGARAAVAVSGMGKIKTTVQMVALLLLLYRDDLLGLPVHMIGMALLYVAAILTLWSMLVYLKAAWPLLMKTRSN; this is translated from the coding sequence CTGACCTGGGGTCGTATCGCTCTCATCCCCATTTTTGTCATCGTGTTTTATCTGCCGGTGAGCTGGGCGAACGAAGTCAGCGCCTTGCTGTTCATGTTGGCCGGTTTTACCGACTGGCTGGATGGCTATTTGGCGCGCAAGTGGAAACAGACCACCGCCTTTGGCGCGTTTCTGGACCCGGTGGCCGACAAGCTCATGGTTGCCGTGGCGCTGATCCTGTTGGTGCAGGCCAACCCGACCGCGACCTTTGCCGCTCCTGCCTGCGTGATCGTGGGCCGGGAGATTGCCGTGTCCTCGCTGCGTGAATGGATGGCCGAAATCGGCGCGCGTGCGGCGGTGGCGGTATCGGGCATGGGCAAGATCAAAACCACGGTGCAGATGGTGGCGCTGCTGCTGTTGCTGTACCGTGATGACCTGCTTGGCCTGCCGGTACACATGATCGGTATGGCGCTGTTGTACGTCGCGGCGATCCTCACCTTGTGGTCGATGTTGGTGTACTTGAAGGCCGCCTGGCCGCTGTTGATGAAAACTCGATCAAACTGA